Proteins encoded by one window of Clostridia bacterium:
- a CDS encoding extracellular solute-binding protein, translating to MKSFKRILASFICLSLMFALFTACGQTETTDDAQQSETDQQIDTDQAEQETDPDESDGNKELTGTLTFWHFNSDEGPALARAFEKAYPGVTVKDQITADTDGNYQTKVQSASRSGDLPDVYAAENAFVKRFVDMPGGYRPLDFPDVDQVTSKLVPYTLEIGTNLNGEL from the coding sequence ATGAAGTCTTTCAAAAGGATTTTAGCTTCATTTATATGTTTGAGTCTGATGTTTGCATTGTTTACAGCTTGTGGCCAAACAGAAACTACCGATGATGCACAGCAAAGTGAAACAGACCAGCAAATAGATACGGACCAAGCGGAGCAGGAGACTGATCCAGATGAAAGCGACGGAAATAAAGAACTGACAGGTACACTTACTTTTTGGCACTTTAATTCAGATGAAGGTCCTGCATTAGCAAGGGCATTTGAGAAGGCCTATCCCGGCGTTACCGTAAAAGACCAAATTACGGCAGATACGGATGGAAACTATCAGACAAAAGTACAATCAGCTTCAAGGTCAGGAGATTTGCCGGATGTATATGCGGCAGAGAACGCTTTTGTAAAGCGATTTGTTGATATGCCAGGGGGATATCGACCGTTGGATTTTCCTGATGTGGATCAAGTAACATCTAAATTAGTGCCTTATACTTTAGAAATCGGCACCAATTTAAATGGGGAATTA